A single genomic interval of Natronoarchaeum philippinense harbors:
- a CDS encoding Mrp/NBP35 family ATP-binding protein: protein MNEDDVLDLLGRVEDPDLGDDIVSLGLVNDVAFEGDESVHISLALGAPYSPNETAIADEVREVLGAEGLDVSLSANVDDGVPAEEQVFPNVENVIAVASGKGGVGKSTVAVNLAAGLSEMGARVGLFDADIYGPNVPRMVDADEPPRATKDEQLVPPEQYGMKLMSMAFLVGEDDPVIWRGPMVHKVLTQLWEDVEWGHLDYMVIDLPPGTGDTQLTLLQTVPVTGAVIVTTPQDVALDDARKGLEMFGKHDTPVLGIAENMATFKCPDCGGEHDIFGSDGGQRFAEEHDMPLVGSIPLDPEVRTGGDEGRPIVLDDDSDTGAAFREMAENVANNAGIVRRRR, encoded by the coding sequence ATGAACGAAGACGACGTGCTCGACCTGCTCGGCCGGGTCGAGGACCCCGACCTCGGCGACGACATCGTCTCGCTCGGTCTCGTCAACGACGTTGCGTTCGAGGGCGACGAGTCGGTTCACATCTCGCTGGCGCTGGGCGCGCCATACTCCCCGAACGAGACAGCCATCGCAGACGAGGTGCGGGAGGTACTGGGCGCCGAGGGACTGGACGTGTCGCTGTCCGCGAACGTCGACGACGGCGTCCCCGCCGAGGAGCAGGTGTTCCCCAACGTCGAGAACGTGATCGCGGTCGCCTCGGGCAAGGGCGGCGTCGGAAAGAGCACGGTCGCCGTCAATCTCGCGGCGGGTCTCTCGGAGATGGGCGCCCGCGTCGGGCTGTTCGACGCCGACATCTACGGGCCGAACGTCCCGCGGATGGTCGACGCCGACGAGCCCCCGCGGGCCACCAAAGACGAGCAGCTCGTCCCGCCCGAGCAGTACGGGATGAAACTGATGAGCATGGCCTTTCTCGTCGGCGAGGACGACCCCGTGATCTGGCGCGGCCCGATGGTCCACAAGGTGCTCACCCAGCTCTGGGAGGACGTCGAGTGGGGCCACCTCGATTACATGGTGATCGACCTGCCGCCGGGCACCGGCGACACCCAGCTCACCCTGCTGCAGACCGTGCCGGTCACCGGCGCCGTCATCGTCACGACGCCACAGGACGTTGCGCTCGACGACGCCCGGAAAGGACTTGAGATGTTCGGCAAGCACGACACGCCGGTGCTCGGCATCGCGGAAAACATGGCGACGTTCAAATGCCCGGACTGTGGCGGCGAGCACGACATCTTCGGCAGCGACGGCGGCCAGCGCTTCGCCGAGGAACACGACATGCCGCTGGTCGGGTCGATCCCGCTCGATCCCGAGGTCCGAACGGGCGGCGACGAGGGGCGTCCGATCGTGCTCGACGACGACAGCGACACCGGTGCGGCGTTCCGCGAAATGGCCGAAAACGTTGCGAACAACGCCGGGATCGTCCGGCGACGCAGGTAG
- a CDS encoding 50S ribosomal protein L21e, with protein MPNSNGPRSGTRNKLANHPRESGASPPQRSIEDFDEGTNVHLKIDPSVPDGQFHPRFNGHTGTVVGRQGRAFQVEISDKGKTKKLIINPAHLKAQE; from the coding sequence ATGCCAAACTCTAATGGACCCCGTTCGGGCACCCGCAACAAGCTCGCTAACCACCCGCGCGAGAGTGGCGCATCTCCGCCGCAGCGCTCGATCGAGGACTTCGACGAGGGCACGAACGTCCACCTCAAGATCGACCCCAGCGTCCCCGATGGCCAGTTCCACCCGCGCTTCAACGGCCACACCGGAACCGTCGTCGGACGCCAGGGCCGCGCGTTCCAGGTCGAGATCAGCGACAAGGGCAAGACCAAGAAGCTGATCATCAACCCCGCGCACCTGAAGGCCCAAGAGTAG
- a CDS encoding RNA polymerase Rpb4 family protein, which translates to MTIFKEKIDEEYLTLAETKELLADVEADRAADEDREMRYELARAIEHVNRFAVLDPEESQQLVDDLLELEKVDEATAYKIANLLPQDRDELRAVYAQERYSLSGDELDDILNIVAQYA; encoded by the coding sequence ATGACGATCTTCAAAGAGAAGATCGACGAGGAGTATCTCACCCTCGCAGAGACCAAAGAGCTGCTCGCGGATGTCGAGGCCGACCGGGCCGCCGACGAGGACCGCGAGATGCGCTACGAGCTCGCCCGTGCGATCGAGCACGTCAACCGCTTTGCGGTGCTCGACCCCGAGGAGTCCCAGCAGCTCGTCGACGACCTGCTCGAACTGGAGAAGGTCGACGAGGCGACCGCTTACAAGATCGCCAATCTCCTGCCGCAGGACCGCGACGAGCTTCGCGCGGTGTACGCCCAAGAGCGGTACTCGCTGTCGGGCGACGAACTCGACGACATCCTCAACATCGTCGCGCAGTACGCCTGA
- a CDS encoding DUF655 domain-containing protein has translation MSDATGDESTLRRAVLLDYLAHGRADDDRPQYQKPPLAYSIAEDDFRLYEIVFEDDADASIGDRVVVAPAEERVDIDELRRIEYGDLSGGAQSELEYAVEDIVTENEQRFVDFYNEAQPITLRLHQLNLLPGIGKKLRNSILDERKRTPFESFEDLEDRVAGLHDPKDVLVERIIEEIREDDLKYRSFVDPEQ, from the coding sequence ATGAGCGACGCCACCGGCGACGAGTCGACGCTACGTCGAGCGGTCCTGCTGGATTACCTCGCACACGGTCGTGCCGACGATGACCGTCCACAGTACCAGAAACCTCCGCTGGCCTACTCGATTGCCGAGGACGACTTTCGGCTCTACGAAATCGTCTTCGAGGACGACGCCGACGCGAGCATCGGCGACCGCGTCGTCGTCGCCCCGGCCGAGGAGCGCGTCGATATCGACGAGCTCCGACGCATCGAGTACGGCGATCTCTCCGGGGGAGCACAGTCGGAACTGGAGTACGCCGTCGAAGATATCGTCACCGAGAACGAACAGCGATTCGTCGATTTCTACAACGAGGCCCAGCCGATCACGCTCCGGCTCCACCAGCTCAATCTCCTGCCGGGGATCGGCAAGAAGCTACGGAACTCCATTCTCGACGAGCGAAAGCGCACGCCGTTCGAGAGCTTCGAGGACCTCGAAGACCGCGTCGCCGGACTACACGATCCCAAGGACGTACTGGTCGAGCGCATCATCGAGGAGATCCGCGAGGACGATCTGAAGTACCGCTCGTTCGTCGATCCCGAGCAGTAA
- a CDS encoding 16S ribosomal RNA methyltransferase A, with protein sequence MRDPDGLLARAGVRGNPDRDQHFLIDDRVLDRLPDYLDDADASHLLEIGAGTGALTDRLLAVADQVTVVERDPKLAAFLREEFDEEIAAGDLTVIEGDALDADLPDFSASVSNLPYGVSSEIAFRLLPEGKPLVLMFQKEFAERMAAGAGTDDYGRLSVTAQHYADVEVVETVPKEAFSPPPEVQSAVVRTTPRAPDYEVDDEAFFLDFVKAIFTQRRKTLRNAIRNTAHISGLDDADAVVDAVDEELLRRRPGTLEPSEFAELAVLAGEHGFERGEAG encoded by the coding sequence ATGAGAGATCCCGACGGGTTGCTGGCTCGGGCCGGCGTTCGGGGGAACCCGGACCGCGACCAGCACTTTCTGATCGACGATCGCGTGCTGGATCGGCTTCCCGACTACCTCGACGACGCGGACGCGAGCCACCTGCTGGAGATCGGCGCTGGGACGGGCGCGCTGACCGACCGGCTGCTGGCGGTCGCCGATCAGGTGACTGTCGTCGAGCGCGATCCGAAACTGGCCGCCTTTCTCCGCGAGGAGTTCGACGAGGAGATCGCTGCCGGCGACCTGACGGTGATCGAGGGCGACGCGCTAGACGCCGATCTCCCCGACTTCTCGGCGTCAGTGTCGAATCTGCCCTACGGCGTCTCCAGCGAGATCGCGTTTCGGCTGCTCCCAGAGGGGAAGCCGCTCGTGTTGATGTTCCAAAAGGAGTTCGCAGAGCGGATGGCAGCCGGGGCCGGCACCGACGACTACGGCCGGCTGTCGGTGACTGCACAGCATTACGCCGATGTCGAGGTCGTCGAGACCGTTCCGAAGGAAGCGTTTTCGCCGCCGCCGGAGGTCCAGAGCGCAGTCGTCCGGACGACGCCGCGGGCGCCCGACTACGAGGTCGACGACGAGGCATTCTTCCTCGATTTCGTGAAGGCAATCTTCACGCAGCGACGCAAGACGCTGCGTAACGCGATCCGAAACACGGCCCATATTTCGGGGTTGGACGACGCCGACGCCGTCGTCGACGCCGTCGACGAGGAGCTGCTCCGCCGCCGGCCGGGGACGTTAGAGCCCTCGGAGTTCGCGGAACTGGCAGTGCTCGCTGGTGAGCACGGCTTCGAGCGGGGTGAGGCTGGCTGA
- a CDS encoding mechanosensitive ion channel family protein, with translation MLGGEAAAVVAGMLPVVDAGMLGVDEVVTTRRGKAIVSVLALAAAIGAAVLARRGRDWIADRFRPSVADVVVPIGVLAVFAAAVTVILDAWELSNDVLNVLGTPDGRTVPKLMVTGIIVVGGYVLTSAIRRLLDDLIGNSDAVTEHQREVTFRLSQLVVWILAVITVLGVWQVNLEGLLIGAGFLGIVVGMAARQTLGALLAGFVLMLSRPFEIGDWIEIGPDGQEGIVKDITMMNTRIQTFDGEYVMVPNDVIGSQSLTNRSRKGRLRLEIEVGVDYDADVDRAVELADDAVDDIEESLDVPSPETVIKHFADSSVVLGVRFWIDNPSARRRWRARTAAISAVKNAFEEAGITIPFPQRTVGGREDGGRDAAIGSEAPVPEAAGGDE, from the coding sequence ATGCTCGGGGGGGAGGCGGCAGCCGTCGTGGCGGGCATGCTACCAGTCGTCGACGCGGGGATGCTCGGTGTCGACGAGGTCGTCACGACACGGCGAGGGAAGGCGATCGTCTCGGTGCTCGCGTTGGCGGCCGCGATCGGCGCGGCCGTACTGGCGCGCCGCGGTCGGGACTGGATCGCCGATCGCTTCCGGCCCTCGGTCGCTGACGTCGTCGTCCCGATCGGCGTTCTCGCGGTGTTTGCCGCCGCGGTGACCGTGATCCTCGACGCGTGGGAGCTGAGCAACGACGTGCTCAACGTGCTCGGGACGCCCGACGGGCGGACGGTCCCCAAACTGATGGTGACCGGCATCATCGTCGTCGGCGGGTACGTCCTCACGAGCGCGATCCGCCGCCTCCTCGACGATCTGATCGGCAACAGCGATGCCGTCACGGAGCACCAGCGCGAGGTCACCTTCCGGCTCTCGCAACTGGTAGTCTGGATCCTCGCAGTGATCACCGTGCTGGGCGTCTGGCAGGTCAATCTCGAAGGCCTGCTGATCGGTGCCGGGTTCCTCGGAATCGTCGTCGGTATGGCCGCTCGCCAGACGCTCGGTGCCCTGCTCGCCGGGTTCGTTCTGATGCTCTCTCGGCCGTTCGAGATCGGCGACTGGATCGAGATCGGTCCCGACGGCCAAGAGGGGATCGTCAAGGACATCACGATGATGAACACCCGGATCCAGACGTTCGACGGCGAGTACGTGATGGTTCCCAACGACGTCATCGGCAGCCAGTCACTCACCAACCGATCGCGTAAGGGTCGCCTCCGGCTGGAGATCGAAGTGGGCGTCGACTACGACGCCGATGTCGATCGTGCGGTCGAGTTGGCGGACGACGCCGTCGACGACATCGAGGAGTCGCTCGACGTGCCCAGCCCGGAGACCGTGATCAAGCACTTCGCCGATTCATCGGTCGTGCTCGGCGTCCGTTTCTGGATCGACAACCCGAGTGCGCGGCGGCGATGGCGCGCCCGCACCGCGGCTATCAGCGCGGTCAAAAACGCCTTCGAAGAGGCCGGGATCACGATCCCGTTCCCCCAGCGCACCGTCGGCGGCCGCGAGGACGGCGGGCGTGACGCCGCTATCGG